The following are encoded in a window of Halosolutus halophilus genomic DNA:
- a CDS encoding ABC transporter ATP-binding protein, producing MSGVDWEKDDPFEEQREKIENPMKRLFFEYGRTYRNSAIVGVVASVFARLLDLVPPILLGFAVDAIFRQEKAFADIWFVPAAFVPADPQEQLLLTVGLIAGAFFGAALFHWVRNWGFNSFAQNIQHDIRTDTYDKMQRLNMDFFADKQTGEMMSILSNDVNRLERFLNDGMNSLFRLVVMVLGIAGVLFYFNWQLALVALLPVPLIGLFTYYFIKIIQPKYAEVRSTVGRVNSRLENNLGGITVIKSSNTESYESDRVDDVSQEYFDANWDAIETRIKFFPGLRVLAGIGFVATFLIGGLWVLSAEGEAPWIFTEPLALGEFVTFILLTQRFIWPMAQFGQIINMYQRARASSARTFGLMDEPARIAENPDATELEVTEGRVEYDDVTFSYDSEAPRASDRSSEARSERSEDLGDANGEGRPVSEEHRDSGDDGKTIIEDVDVTVDGGETLALVGPTGAGKSTVLKLLLRLYDVDEGAIRIDGQDIRNVTLPSLRQAIGYVSQDTFLFYGTVEENITYGTFDASREEVIEAAKMAEAHEFIQNLPEGYDTEVGERGVKLSGGQRQRISIARAILKDPDILILDEATSDVDTETEMLIQRSIDDLAADRTTFAIAHRLSTIKDADQIVVLEDGEIVERGTHEELLANDGLYSHLWGVQAGEIDELPQEFIERAQRRQARTEVDVDIGDDD from the coding sequence ATGAGCGGCGTCGACTGGGAGAAAGACGATCCGTTCGAGGAACAGCGCGAGAAAATCGAGAATCCGATGAAGCGGCTGTTCTTCGAGTACGGACGGACCTACCGGAACTCTGCAATCGTCGGCGTCGTCGCGAGCGTCTTCGCGCGACTGCTCGACCTCGTTCCGCCGATTTTGCTGGGCTTTGCCGTCGACGCGATCTTTCGCCAGGAGAAAGCGTTCGCCGACATCTGGTTCGTTCCGGCGGCGTTCGTCCCCGCGGACCCGCAGGAGCAACTCCTCCTTACCGTCGGCCTGATCGCGGGCGCGTTCTTCGGCGCTGCGCTGTTCCACTGGGTGCGTAACTGGGGATTCAACTCCTTCGCACAGAACATCCAACACGACATCCGAACCGACACCTACGACAAGATGCAGCGGCTGAACATGGACTTCTTCGCCGACAAACAGACCGGCGAGATGATGTCGATCCTCTCGAACGACGTCAACCGATTAGAGCGCTTCCTCAACGACGGGATGAACTCCCTGTTCCGACTGGTCGTGATGGTGCTCGGGATCGCGGGCGTCCTCTTCTACTTCAACTGGCAACTCGCGCTCGTGGCGCTGCTGCCCGTGCCGCTGATCGGCCTCTTCACGTACTACTTCATCAAGATCATCCAGCCGAAGTACGCCGAGGTGCGATCGACGGTCGGCAGGGTCAACTCGCGGCTGGAGAACAACCTCGGCGGGATCACGGTCATCAAATCGAGCAACACGGAGTCGTACGAATCCGATCGCGTCGACGACGTCTCGCAGGAGTACTTCGACGCCAACTGGGACGCCATCGAGACCCGGATCAAGTTCTTTCCCGGGCTGCGCGTCCTCGCGGGGATCGGCTTCGTCGCCACGTTCCTCATCGGCGGCCTGTGGGTGCTCTCGGCCGAGGGGGAGGCCCCGTGGATCTTCACCGAACCGCTGGCACTCGGGGAGTTCGTCACCTTCATCCTGCTCACCCAGCGGTTCATCTGGCCGATGGCGCAATTCGGGCAGATCATCAACATGTACCAGCGCGCCCGCGCCTCGAGCGCGCGGACGTTCGGGCTGATGGACGAACCGGCGCGAATCGCGGAAAACCCCGACGCGACCGAACTCGAGGTCACGGAGGGTCGCGTCGAGTACGACGACGTCACGTTCAGCTACGACAGCGAGGCGCCACGCGCCTCGGACCGGTCGAGCGAAGCGAGGTCCGAACGAAGTGAGGACCTCGGAGACGCAAACGGGGAGGGACGACCCGTGAGCGAGGAGCATCGCGACTCGGGAGACGATGGGAAGACGATCATCGAGGACGTCGACGTCACGGTCGATGGGGGCGAGACGCTCGCGCTCGTCGGTCCAACGGGAGCCGGCAAGTCCACAGTGCTGAAGCTCCTGTTGCGGCTGTACGACGTCGACGAGGGCGCGATCCGGATCGATGGACAGGACATCCGGAACGTGACACTGCCCAGTCTCAGGCAGGCGATCGGCTACGTCAGCCAGGACACGTTCCTGTTCTACGGCACCGTCGAGGAGAACATCACGTACGGCACCTTCGACGCCAGCCGCGAGGAGGTGATCGAGGCGGCGAAGATGGCCGAGGCACACGAGTTCATCCAGAACTTGCCGGAGGGATACGACACTGAGGTCGGCGAACGCGGCGTCAAACTCTCGGGCGGCCAGCGCCAGCGCATCTCTATCGCGCGTGCGATCCTCAAAGACCCCGACATCCTGATCTTGGACGAGGCCACGAGCGACGTCGACACCGAGACGGAGATGCTCATCCAGCGATCGATCGACGACCTCGCCGCGGATCGAACGACGTTCGCGATCGCCCACCGGCTCTCTACGATCAAGGACGCCGATCAGATCGTCGTCCTCGAGGACGGCGAGATCGTCGAGCGGGGGACTCACGAGGAACTGCTGGCCAACGACGGCCTCTACTCGCACCTCTGGGGCGTCCAGGCGGGCGAAATCGACGAGTTGCCACAGGAGTTCATCGAACGCGCCCAGCGCAGGCAGGCGCGGACCGAAGTGGACGTGGACATCGGCGACGACGACTAA
- a CDS encoding DUF192 domain-containing protein, which produces MALERVWKGLLVIAACSVVLVLLVQSGIVSAPWTADEGEVRVVDDDTDEDEPKAVVEVEVADTPGERYTGLSDHDSLESGTGMLFVHEDEEERTYVMREMDFDIDIIFIDADRTVTTIEHARAPEPGEDGEELQYSGEAKWVLEVPRGYANETGIEVGDEVEIDLESNEVSVGTIIPQEPRADASESVVGARSIAEPTYFDS; this is translated from the coding sequence ATGGCCCTCGAACGCGTCTGGAAAGGGTTGCTCGTGATCGCAGCCTGTTCGGTCGTCCTCGTCCTCCTCGTCCAGAGCGGCATCGTCTCCGCGCCGTGGACTGCAGACGAGGGCGAGGTGCGCGTCGTCGACGACGACACCGACGAGGACGAACCCAAGGCAGTCGTCGAGGTCGAAGTCGCGGATACGCCAGGGGAACGCTACACTGGCCTGAGCGACCACGACTCCCTCGAATCGGGAACCGGGATGCTGTTCGTACACGAGGACGAAGAGGAGCGCACCTACGTCATGCGGGAGATGGATTTCGACATCGACATCATCTTCATCGACGCCGATCGGACGGTGACGACGATCGAACACGCGCGGGCCCCCGAACCCGGCGAGGACGGCGAGGAACTCCAGTACTCCGGCGAAGCGAAGTGGGTGCTCGAGGTCCCACGCGGCTACGCGAACGAGACGGGGATCGAGGTCGGCGACGAGGTCGAGATCGACCTCGAGTCGAACGAGGTGAGCGTCGGGACGATTATCCCGCAGGAGCCACGCGCGGACGCGAGCGAGTCGGTCGTCGGGGCCCGATCGATCGCCGAACCGACCTATTTCGATTCGTAG
- a CDS encoding Eco57I restriction-modification methylase domain-containing protein: protein MTQQRITAADVRGWTSLRDIADALAKRGLEFRSTPGERTRLGCHVADEFFGLVEAGPGESPSECGPERRGRRTHLVATHDFESFTFVTRDRRRADQQHGRITYRTLTFTKEQFGRECAETDAILERLNAIEDDSSTGTGVAEALFDTRAVVEAFARQFEALRTDLVQAVAGIPDDRGDAKRRYVQVVLDRLLFLSFLQAKGLLDGDERYLHERPATVVDEGDDRYEAFYRPLCFDYLATDDQDPAFGTLPHLDGGLFAESPVEREFDDAKLGETPAETNALFDDVLAFLSDWEWDVDERLAVAGPKTLSPAILGHIYEQTVTQKDLGAYYTPTEITGFMARRTIHPSLVDRLNETVEADYESIDDVFGFTGDGASDADPIADSGATTPPVPIETVTPAHVETLYHDVLMDTRVLDPAVGSGAFLLAAQEVLLDVSVQCLEFFRRLDREGRGRDLDARTRDELAAIESGAGSVSLYAKRAIVRNALYGVDVDDGAVEICKRRLWLSMVADIEGDPGDVEPLPDVDASIRQGNSLVGVTDLVDDRDGGAPLTIDGGEAGESARDTVAAPVEDEAIDRAETTEGDESARREAAARRLFSSREEFDDRVLADFHDAGIEDFTRDDLADHSPFHWPLEFPAVYAEGGFDVVIGNPPWDVVAPNREEYFTTFDELFRTRPPSEKDAVQERLLADPSIAAGWEAYQEKMATRAAYFNGSSQYVLQNPDVGGSAVGNENDLSMLFLERVFEVANDESYVAQILPGTVFVGAAGADLRTHLLDATTLQQVVLYENRGIFPDVDTRYKFGIAVCKNSGRTERFETIYRSGDLDVLGRIDESAVTVPREVLTEYSPSTGLFPLLESAAQVAVLRTLVDHPPLGDDSQGWTVTPYRELDRNQDRDRYVESEAEGEYPVYGGSNVYQYSYSPDVVEDLDAPTLWSVGEDRDPERSAKRRIREKAFRSRDPEMGLKKAIYEAFDGTGSQKAFVNDLLERERGKPLSPDDVKLDCSAYRIVFRNITNSTNERTMICAVVPKGVVCHHALNTIRPYTFDIDRSDLSDDPLHSVYERVFTDRELFAALGLLNSLPFDYLMRTKIEENLVMYKLTESQVPRLTAGDDWFEYISTRAARLNCYGAAFAEMRDRLGGIDPVTDAETRTELQAEIDAAACHAYGLTRRDAAFVRDSFHRVSSPRIMTDAYFELVGTKYDRLESADPVP, encoded by the coding sequence GTGACCCAGCAGCGGATTACTGCGGCGGACGTCCGGGGATGGACTTCGCTCCGGGATATCGCGGACGCGCTCGCGAAGCGTGGTCTCGAGTTCCGATCGACGCCCGGCGAGCGGACGCGCCTCGGGTGCCACGTTGCCGACGAGTTTTTCGGCCTCGTCGAAGCGGGGCCGGGCGAGTCGCCGTCGGAGTGCGGGCCCGAGCGCCGCGGTCGGCGGACGCATCTCGTCGCGACCCACGACTTCGAGTCGTTCACGTTCGTCACGCGGGATCGACGGAGGGCCGACCAGCAGCACGGTCGCATCACGTACCGGACGCTCACGTTCACGAAGGAGCAGTTCGGACGGGAGTGTGCGGAGACGGACGCGATCCTCGAGCGACTCAATGCGATCGAGGACGACTCGTCGACGGGGACGGGGGTCGCCGAGGCGCTCTTCGACACGCGAGCAGTCGTCGAGGCGTTCGCCCGACAGTTCGAGGCGTTACGGACCGACCTCGTGCAGGCGGTCGCTGGCATCCCGGACGATCGTGGCGACGCGAAGCGGCGATACGTCCAGGTCGTTCTCGATCGGCTGCTCTTCCTCTCCTTTCTCCAGGCGAAGGGGCTGCTCGACGGGGACGAACGGTATCTCCACGAACGGCCCGCGACCGTCGTCGACGAGGGCGACGATCGGTACGAAGCGTTCTATCGGCCGCTCTGCTTCGACTATCTCGCGACGGACGATCAGGACCCTGCGTTCGGTACGCTCCCGCATCTCGACGGCGGGTTGTTCGCCGAGAGTCCGGTCGAACGGGAGTTCGACGACGCCAAACTGGGCGAGACACCGGCGGAGACCAACGCACTCTTCGACGACGTGCTCGCGTTCCTGTCCGACTGGGAGTGGGACGTCGACGAACGGCTCGCCGTCGCTGGCCCGAAGACCCTCTCTCCGGCGATCCTGGGGCACATCTACGAGCAGACGGTCACCCAGAAGGACCTGGGCGCGTACTACACGCCCACGGAGATCACCGGCTTCATGGCGCGCCGGACGATCCATCCCTCCCTCGTCGATCGGCTCAACGAGACCGTCGAGGCGGACTACGAGTCGATCGACGACGTCTTCGGCTTCACCGGGGACGGAGCCAGTGACGCCGACCCGATCGCAGACAGCGGAGCGACGACACCCCCGGTCCCGATCGAGACGGTGACGCCGGCTCACGTCGAGACGCTCTATCACGACGTGCTGATGGACACGCGAGTCCTGGATCCGGCAGTCGGGAGTGGGGCGTTCTTGCTCGCTGCCCAGGAGGTGTTGCTGGACGTCTCGGTGCAGTGTCTCGAGTTCTTCCGGCGACTCGACCGCGAGGGGCGCGGCCGGGACCTCGACGCCCGAACCCGGGACGAACTGGCGGCGATCGAATCCGGTGCGGGGAGCGTCTCGTTGTACGCGAAGCGGGCGATCGTTCGCAACGCCCTCTACGGCGTGGACGTCGACGACGGGGCGGTCGAGATCTGTAAGCGCCGCCTCTGGCTGTCGATGGTCGCGGACATCGAAGGCGATCCGGGTGACGTCGAACCGCTGCCCGACGTCGACGCCAGTATTCGACAGGGGAACTCCCTCGTCGGGGTCACCGACCTCGTCGACGACCGGGACGGGGGCGCGCCGCTCACGATCGACGGGGGCGAGGCCGGCGAGAGCGCCCGGGACACGGTGGCGGCGCCCGTCGAGGACGAGGCGATCGATCGGGCCGAGACGACGGAGGGCGACGAGAGCGCCCGGCGCGAAGCGGCAGCGCGTCGACTGTTCTCGTCCCGCGAGGAATTCGACGACCGAGTGCTGGCGGACTTCCACGACGCGGGCATCGAGGACTTCACGCGTGACGACCTCGCGGACCACTCCCCGTTTCACTGGCCGCTCGAATTTCCGGCGGTGTACGCCGAGGGCGGCTTCGACGTCGTCATCGGCAATCCGCCCTGGGACGTCGTCGCACCCAACCGAGAGGAGTACTTCACGACGTTCGACGAACTGTTTCGAACGCGGCCGCCGTCCGAGAAAGACGCCGTCCAGGAGCGACTCCTGGCCGACCCGTCGATCGCCGCCGGATGGGAGGCGTACCAGGAGAAAATGGCGACCCGCGCAGCGTACTTCAACGGCAGTTCGCAGTACGTCCTCCAGAACCCCGACGTCGGCGGGAGCGCCGTTGGGAACGAGAACGACCTCTCGATGCTGTTCCTGGAGCGCGTCTTCGAGGTGGCGAACGACGAGTCCTACGTAGCCCAGATCCTTCCGGGGACCGTCTTCGTCGGGGCGGCAGGGGCGGACCTTCGAACGCACCTGCTGGACGCGACGACGCTCCAGCAGGTCGTCCTGTACGAGAACCGGGGTATCTTTCCGGACGTCGATACCCGGTACAAGTTCGGAATCGCCGTGTGCAAGAACAGCGGCCGCACCGAGCGATTCGAGACGATCTACCGGAGCGGCGACCTCGACGTGCTGGGACGCATCGACGAGTCGGCTGTCACCGTCCCCCGGGAGGTCCTGACCGAGTACTCGCCGAGTACGGGCCTGTTCCCGTTGCTCGAATCGGCGGCGCAGGTCGCGGTCCTCCGCACGCTCGTCGACCATCCACCGCTGGGCGACGACTCCCAGGGGTGGACGGTGACCCCGTACCGGGAACTCGATCGCAACCAGGATCGGGACCGCTACGTCGAATCCGAAGCCGAGGGCGAGTACCCGGTCTACGGCGGGTCGAACGTCTACCAGTACAGTTACTCACCCGACGTCGTCGAGGACCTGGACGCACCGACGCTGTGGAGCGTCGGCGAAGACCGCGACCCGGAGCGCAGCGCCAAACGACGGATCCGGGAGAAAGCGTTCCGGTCGCGCGACCCCGAGATGGGACTCAAGAAGGCTATCTACGAGGCGTTCGACGGGACGGGGTCACAGAAGGCGTTCGTGAACGACCTCCTCGAACGGGAACGCGGGAAACCGCTCTCGCCCGACGACGTCAAACTCGACTGCAGCGCGTACCGCATCGTCTTCCGGAACATCACGAACTCGACGAACGAGCGGACGATGATCTGTGCGGTGGTTCCGAAGGGGGTCGTCTGCCACCACGCACTCAATACGATTCGTCCCTACACGTTCGATATCGATCGATCGGACCTCTCGGACGACCCGCTCCACTCGGTCTACGAACGGGTGTTCACCGATCGCGAACTGTTCGCGGCGCTCGGTCTCCTGAACAGTCTGCCGTTCGACTACCTGATGCGGACGAAGATCGAGGAGAACCTCGTTATGTACAAGTTGACCGAATCCCAGGTGCCGCGACTGACCGCGGGCGACGACTGGTTCGAGTACATCTCGACCCGCGCGGCGCGTCTCAACTGCTACGGGGCGGCCTTCGCGGAGATGCGCGATCGGCTCGGCGGTATCGACCCGGTGACGGACGCGGAGACCCGAACCGAACTGCAGGCCGAGATCGACGCGGCGGCCTGCCACGCCTACGGACTCACTCGGCGTGACGCGGCCTTCGTCCGCGACTCCTTCCACCGGGTTTCGTCACCCCGGATCATGACGGACGCGTACTTCGAACTGGTGGGGACGAAATACGATCGACTCGAGTCGGCGGACCCCGTTCCCTAA